TCCCTTTTGCCCCGTAATCATTTGTTCAATGTTAACGGACATGTCGTATAGGGTAGTGTCATTTTTCATAGTGCCCAGCTCTTGTGACATCTTCATCAAATGCTTTGCACGTGGATCACCATTCTTATATACTCGATGACCGAAGCCCATGATTTTCTCACGGTTATCCAGTTTTTTACGGATAAACGGTTCAACCGCTTCCAAGCTTCCAATCTCTTCTAGCATCTTCATAACGGCTTCATTCGCTCCACCGTGAAGTGGGCCTTTGAGCGCGCCAATTGCGGAGGTAACTCCAGAATAAATATCAGATAATGTCGCAACTGTAACCCGGCCTGCAAAAGTGGAAGCATTTAGCTCATGGTCCGCATGCAGAACAAGTGCGGTATCAAGCGCTTTGACAGAGACGCTGTCCGGCTCTTTTCCCCACAGCATATACAGGAAGTTCTCTGCAATAGAAACGCCTTCTTTCGGAGCCACAGGTTCCAGCCCTTTGCGAATACGCGACAGTGCTGCCACAATTGTTGGGAGTTGTGCCTGCAGTTTTACGGCCTTAATCTCGTTCGCTTCTCTGCTCATGTCGTCAGCTGCTTCATCATAGAGAGCAAGGCTTGATACAGCCGACCGTAACGC
This window of the Paenibacillus sp. FSL R10-2734 genome carries:
- a CDS encoding citrate/2-methylcitrate synthase; this encodes MTATKGLEGIVATTSSISSIVDGVLTYRGYDIDELAEHATFEETAYLLWFGNLPTAPELEALKRDLSAFAPIPEQVIEQMKLYPKDANTMAALRSAVSSLALYDEAADDMSREANEIKAVKLQAQLPTIVAALSRIRKGLEPVAPKEGVSIAENFLYMLWGKEPDSVSVKALDTALVLHADHELNASTFAGRVTVATLSDIYSGVTSAIGALKGPLHGGANEAVMKMLEEIGSLEAVEPFIRKKLDNREKIMGFGHRVYKNGDPRAKHLMKMSQELGTMKNDTTLYDMSVNIEQMITGQKGLRPNVDFYSASVYTQLGIERELFTPIFAISRTSGWTAHILEQYTDNRIIRPRAEYTGMIEQKYVPVDER